One Thiocapsa bogorovii DNA segment encodes these proteins:
- the bchY gene encoding chlorophyllide a reductase subunit Y, giving the protein MSEPSEREGATLNRSTDAGEGGGCHGGAETLHAAAAAAGNRELLERYAADYPKGPHDQPQTMCPAFGALRVGLRMRRTAMVLAGSGCCVYGLTFTSHFYGARRSVGYVPFDSETLVSGALFEDVREAVLKLADPDHYDTIVVINLCVPTASGVPLRLLPKELNGVRILGIDVPGFGVPTHAEAKDVLAGAMLQYARTEAEQGPVQAPRGGRSERPTVTLLGEMFPADPVGIGMMLEPMGLAPGPVVPTREWRELYGALDCRVAAAIHPQYTASAREFALAGRPVVGSAPVGCEGTASWLDAIGAACGIAQDKVDLAKNKILPAIAGALSGSPIKGRVTVSGYEGSELLVARLLIESGADVPYVGTACGRTPWSETDLAWLESRGVPVQFRASLEQDLAAVKALEPDLAIGTTPVVQAAKEMSIPALYFTNLISARPLMGPAGAGSLAQVINTALANRHRFTAMRVFFEGVGAGETCGIWDQPPVSVTAPALSPVVKPL; this is encoded by the coding sequence ATGTCTGAGCCATCCGAGCGCGAAGGGGCGACGTTGAATCGCTCGACCGACGCGGGGGAGGGCGGCGGCTGTCACGGCGGCGCCGAGACCTTGCACGCCGCAGCGGCAGCAGCGGGAAACCGCGAGTTGCTGGAGCGCTACGCGGCGGACTATCCGAAGGGCCCGCACGATCAACCCCAGACCATGTGTCCGGCGTTTGGCGCCTTGCGGGTCGGGTTGCGGATGCGGCGCACGGCCATGGTGCTCGCCGGCTCGGGCTGCTGTGTCTACGGTCTGACCTTCACCTCGCATTTCTACGGCGCGCGTCGCTCGGTCGGCTATGTTCCCTTCGACTCGGAGACCCTGGTCTCGGGCGCGCTCTTCGAAGACGTGCGCGAGGCGGTGCTCAAGCTCGCCGATCCGGATCATTACGACACCATCGTGGTGATCAATCTCTGCGTGCCGACCGCGTCGGGCGTGCCGCTGCGTCTCTTGCCAAAAGAGCTCAACGGCGTCCGCATCCTCGGGATCGACGTCCCCGGATTCGGGGTGCCGACCCATGCCGAGGCGAAGGACGTGCTCGCCGGCGCGATGCTGCAGTATGCGCGCACCGAGGCAGAGCAAGGCCCGGTGCAGGCACCGCGCGGCGGTCGCAGCGAGCGGCCAACCGTGACGCTGCTCGGTGAGATGTTCCCGGCCGATCCGGTCGGCATCGGGATGATGCTCGAGCCGATGGGACTGGCCCCCGGCCCGGTCGTGCCGACCCGCGAATGGCGCGAGCTGTACGGTGCGCTCGATTGTCGGGTTGCCGCAGCGATTCATCCTCAATACACCGCGAGTGCGCGCGAGTTCGCCCTGGCGGGTCGCCCCGTCGTCGGCTCCGCGCCGGTCGGGTGCGAGGGTACCGCGAGCTGGCTCGACGCGATCGGAGCGGCCTGCGGGATCGCGCAGGACAAGGTCGATCTGGCCAAAAACAAGATCCTGCCGGCCATTGCCGGCGCCCTGTCGGGCAGTCCGATCAAGGGCAGGGTGACGGTCTCCGGTTACGAGGGCTCCGAGTTGCTGGTCGCGCGTCTGCTGATCGAGTCCGGCGCGGACGTGCCCTATGTCGGTACGGCCTGCGGGCGAACCCCCTGGTCCGAAACGGATCTCGCCTGGCTGGAGTCGCGTGGTGTGCCGGTACAGTTCCGTGCGTCTCTGGAGCAGGATCTCGCGGCCGTCAAGGCGCTGGAGCCGGATCTGGCGATCGGGACCACGCCGGTGGTGCAGGCGGCGAAGGAGATGAGTATCCCCGCGCTCTATTTCACGAATCTCATCTCGGCGCGTCCGCTGATGGGCCCCGCGGGTGCCGGCTCTCTGGCGCAGGTCATCAATACTGCGCTGGCCAATCGGCATCGTTTCACGGCCATGCGCGTCTTCTTCGAGGGCGTCGGCGCGGGCGAGACCTGCGGGATCTGGGATCAGCCGCCCGTGTCGGTCACCGCACCCGCCCTATCCCCAGTCGTCAAGCCACTTTAA
- a CDS encoding chlorophyllide a reductase iron protein subunit X, with protein sequence MAAPSIKETQIIAIYGKGGIGKSFTLANLSYMMAQQGKKVLLIGCDPKSDTTTLLFGGRACPTILGTSGEKKRAGDKVSIGDVCFKRDGVFAMELGGPDVGRGCGGRGIIHGFELLEGMGFHEWDFDYVLLDFLGDVVCGGFGLPIARDLCQKVIVVGSNDLQSLYVANNVCSAVEYFRGLGGNVGVAGMVINKDDGTGEAQAFAEAVEIPILATIPAHDEIRRKSANYEIIGRPGDRWGPLFEELATNVALAPPIHPKPLDQDGLLGLFTGDVVGRHVVLEPARPEDMCSAETFKKPSLEVIYDDV encoded by the coding sequence ATCGCCGCCCCATCCATCAAAGAGACCCAGATCATCGCGATCTACGGCAAGGGTGGCATCGGTAAGAGCTTCACGCTCGCCAACCTCTCCTACATGATGGCGCAGCAGGGCAAGAAGGTCCTGTTGATCGGCTGCGACCCCAAGAGCGACACCACCACCCTGCTGTTCGGCGGGCGTGCCTGTCCCACCATCCTGGGGACCTCGGGCGAGAAGAAGCGCGCCGGGGACAAGGTCAGCATCGGCGACGTCTGCTTCAAACGCGACGGTGTCTTCGCGATGGAGCTCGGCGGTCCGGACGTGGGCCGGGGCTGCGGCGGTCGCGGCATCATCCACGGCTTCGAGCTGCTCGAAGGCATGGGTTTCCATGAGTGGGACTTCGACTATGTCCTGCTCGACTTCCTCGGCGATGTGGTCTGCGGCGGCTTCGGCCTGCCGATCGCGCGTGACCTCTGTCAGAAGGTGATCGTGGTCGGATCGAACGACCTGCAATCGCTGTATGTCGCCAACAATGTCTGCTCGGCGGTGGAATATTTCCGTGGACTGGGCGGCAATGTCGGTGTCGCGGGCATGGTGATCAACAAGGACGACGGTACCGGCGAGGCACAGGCCTTTGCCGAGGCCGTCGAGATCCCGATCCTGGCCACCATTCCGGCGCACGACGAGATCCGGCGCAAGAGTGCCAATTACGAGATCATCGGCCGGCCGGGCGATCGCTGGGGACCGCTGTTCGAAGAGCTGGCGACCAATGTCGCGCTGGCCCCGCCGATCCATCCCAAGCCGCTCGATCAAGACGGGCTCCTGGGACTCTTCACGGGTGACGTGGTCGGCCGGCATGTGGTGCTCGAGCCCGCGCGGCCCGAGGATATGTGCAGTGCCGAGACCTTCAAGAAACCCTCGCTCGAGGTGATCTACGACGATGTCTGA
- the bchC gene encoding chlorophyll synthesis pathway protein BchC, whose protein sequence is MNLDTLAVVLDQPEFLALKPLTLTPPGDADVMVSIEWSGISTGTERLLWSGRMPSFPGMGYPLVPGYESVGRVTWAGDRSGLEVGQRVFVPGARCYNEARGLFGGAASRIVLPGERAVPVSDALGEEAVLLALAATAYHAIGGLSAGPVDLIIGHGVLGRLVARIAALVDGARPTVWETNPERAQGAEGHGYQVVAPDQDHRTDYRRICDVSGDSEILDTLIARMAPGGEVILAGFYSQPLSFSFPPAFMRETRIQVAAEWRPPDIVAVKQLVDSGRLSLGGLITHREPASRADAAYRTAFGDPNCLKMILDWRSIS, encoded by the coding sequence TTGAACCTCGATACCCTCGCCGTCGTTCTCGATCAGCCTGAATTCCTTGCGCTCAAACCGCTGACACTCACCCCGCCGGGCGACGCGGATGTCATGGTCAGCATTGAATGGAGCGGAATCAGCACGGGCACCGAGCGACTGCTCTGGTCCGGGCGCATGCCGAGTTTCCCCGGAATGGGCTATCCCTTGGTGCCGGGCTACGAATCGGTTGGTCGTGTCACCTGGGCCGGCGATCGTTCCGGGCTCGAGGTGGGTCAGCGCGTCTTCGTCCCCGGAGCACGCTGCTACAACGAGGCGCGCGGACTCTTCGGCGGGGCGGCCTCCCGGATCGTCCTGCCCGGCGAGCGGGCCGTGCCGGTCAGCGATGCCCTCGGCGAGGAAGCCGTCCTGCTTGCGCTGGCGGCGACGGCCTATCACGCGATCGGCGGCCTGAGTGCAGGCCCGGTCGACCTGATCATCGGCCATGGCGTCCTGGGGCGACTGGTGGCGCGCATCGCGGCACTCGTCGACGGGGCTCGCCCGACGGTTTGGGAAACCAATCCGGAGCGGGCGCAAGGCGCCGAAGGTCACGGCTATCAGGTCGTTGCACCGGATCAGGATCATCGTACCGACTATCGACGCATCTGCGACGTCAGCGGCGACTCGGAGATCCTCGACACCCTGATCGCTCGGATGGCCCCTGGAGGCGAGGTCATCCTGGCGGGGTTCTACAGCCAACCTCTGTCCTTCTCGTTCCCGCCGGCGTTCATGCGCGAGACGCGCATCCAGGTGGCCGCCGAATGGCGTCCGCCGGATATCGTCGCGGTCAAACAGCTCGTCGATTCTGGGCGTCTGTCGCTCGGCGGGCTTATCACCCATCGCGAGCCCGCAAGCCGAGCCGATGCGGCCTATCGCACCGCCTTCGGCGACCCCAACTGTCTGAAAATGATCCTGGATTGGAGATCGATCTCGTGA
- a CDS encoding acetylserotonin O-methyltransferase encodes MSIFDSWLGVRNHLLASPRFQRWASAFPLTRPIAQKRARELFDIVAGFVYSQILFACVRLKLFEILAEGPQSADELAKRMSLPPEGAIRLLRAAVSLRLVAPCEDKRYALGELGAAMIGNPGIAAMVEHHAMVYSDLADPVALLRGEVERTVLSSYWSYAANADAANVDEQSIDGYTALMSDSQSLIAGDVLDAYSLKDHTCLLDVGGGDGTFLVTAAKRWPHLKVILFDLPAVAERARARFQREGLADRATVVGGDVMRDPLPEGADVVSLVRVLHDHDDEEALAIIKAARRVLPTGGTLLVAEPMSGTRGAEPIGDAYFGFYLLAMGSGRPRTPVEIENMLRLNVFDPVRLVPTVRPILTRLLAATRMA; translated from the coding sequence GTGTCGATCTTTGATTCCTGGTTGGGTGTACGCAACCATCTGCTGGCAAGCCCCCGTTTTCAGCGCTGGGCCTCGGCCTTCCCCTTGACCCGCCCGATCGCACAAAAACGTGCACGCGAGCTCTTCGACATCGTCGCCGGGTTCGTCTATTCGCAGATCTTGTTCGCGTGCGTCCGTCTGAAGCTGTTCGAGATCCTCGCGGAGGGCCCGCAGAGCGCGGACGAATTGGCCAAGCGGATGTCGCTGCCGCCCGAGGGTGCGATCCGCCTGCTGCGTGCCGCGGTGAGTCTGCGGTTGGTCGCCCCGTGCGAGGACAAGCGCTACGCCTTGGGAGAGCTGGGTGCGGCCATGATCGGAAACCCCGGAATTGCCGCCATGGTCGAGCATCACGCGATGGTCTATTCGGATCTCGCCGATCCGGTTGCCTTGCTGCGTGGCGAGGTCGAGCGCACGGTCTTGTCGAGCTATTGGTCCTACGCGGCCAACGCCGACGCGGCGAACGTGGACGAGCAATCGATCGACGGCTACACGGCGCTGATGTCCGACAGCCAGTCGCTGATCGCCGGCGATGTCCTCGATGCCTACTCCTTGAAGGACCACACGTGTCTCCTGGACGTCGGCGGCGGCGACGGCACCTTCCTGGTGACGGCGGCCAAGCGTTGGCCGCATCTGAAGGTCATCCTGTTCGATTTGCCCGCCGTCGCCGAACGCGCGCGTGCCCGCTTCCAGCGCGAGGGCCTTGCGGATCGGGCGACCGTGGTCGGCGGCGATGTGATGCGCGATCCCTTGCCGGAAGGCGCGGATGTCGTCTCTCTCGTCCGGGTGCTGCACGATCACGACGATGAAGAGGCGCTTGCCATCATCAAGGCCGCCCGGCGCGTCCTGCCGACGGGCGGAACGCTCCTGGTCGCCGAGCCGATGTCCGGGACGCGCGGGGCGGAGCCGATCGGCGACGCCTATTTCGGTTTCTACCTTCTCGCTATGGGCAGCGGGCGCCCGCGGACCCCGGTGGAGATCGAGAACATGCTGCGGCTCAACGTGTTCGATCCGGTGCGTTTGGTCCCGACCGTCCGACCGATCTTGACACGCTTGTTGGCCGCGACGCGCATGGCGTAA
- a CDS encoding polyprenyl synthetase family protein has protein sequence MDPTTRIEQALAAALESVTTSACPPRLAEAVRHAVFPGGARVRPRLCLAVAAACGSRDVEAADAAGASIELLHCASLVHDDLPCFDDSPLRRGLPSVHRAYGEPLAVLAGDALIVLAFENLARVLGNSPERLAPLLMTVSRAVGMPSGIVAGQAWECEPKVSVADYHRAKTGALFAAATAAGAQVAGADADAWRVVGDKIGEAYQVADDLRDVAASAQEVGKPVGRDAVLNRPSAAGELGVDGAVALLRGLVKGAIDAIPPCPGSAQLAEVLMSESRHIMPKGLADRA, from the coding sequence ATGGATCCAACCACGCGAATCGAGCAAGCACTGGCGGCAGCCTTGGAGTCGGTGACGACGTCGGCCTGCCCGCCCAGGCTTGCCGAGGCGGTTCGCCATGCCGTCTTCCCGGGCGGAGCGCGCGTGCGACCGCGGCTCTGTTTGGCCGTCGCTGCGGCGTGCGGCAGCCGCGATGTCGAGGCTGCCGATGCCGCCGGCGCCTCCATCGAGCTGCTCCACTGCGCGTCCCTGGTCCATGACGATCTGCCTTGTTTCGACGACTCCCCGCTGCGTCGAGGTCTGCCCTCGGTCCATCGGGCCTACGGCGAGCCGCTCGCCGTGTTGGCCGGCGATGCCCTGATCGTCCTCGCCTTCGAAAATTTGGCCCGCGTCTTGGGCAACAGCCCGGAGCGTCTGGCGCCACTCCTGATGACCGTCAGCCGAGCTGTCGGGATGCCGTCCGGCATCGTCGCCGGTCAGGCTTGGGAGTGTGAGCCCAAGGTCTCCGTCGCAGACTATCACCGGGCGAAGACAGGCGCGCTCTTTGCCGCTGCAACCGCCGCCGGTGCTCAAGTGGCCGGGGCCGATGCCGATGCCTGGCGTGTGGTCGGCGACAAGATCGGCGAAGCCTACCAGGTCGCGGATGATCTGCGCGACGTCGCCGCCAGTGCCCAAGAGGTCGGCAAGCCGGTCGGGCGCGATGCGGTACTCAATCGCCCGAGCGCTGCAGGCGAGCTCGGGGTGGACGGCGCGGTCGCTCTGCTTCGCGGTCTGGTCAAGGGCGCCATCGATGCGATCCCGCCATGTCCGGGCTCCGCGCAACTTGCAGAGGTCCTGATGTCGGAATCGCGACATATTATGCCGAAGGGCCTCGCCGATCGCGCTTAA
- the crtD gene encoding 1-hydroxycarotenoid 3,4-desaturase CrtD has translation MPTEKVIVVGAGIGGLVTAVQLASRGLEVRVLERATAPGGKMREVVVGDQHIDAGPTVFTMRWIFEEIFAEAGASLTDYLTLEPFEILARHAWSEHERFDLFADEERTIDAIGDFAGAAEAKRYRGFCEHARTIFETLDGPFIRSSRPNPISLVSRCGISGFPGLRRIKPFDSLWQSLGEHFKDQRLRQLFGRYSTYCGSSPFLAPATLMLIAHVERQGVWSVEGGMHQTAVALARLAESLGARITYGADVSEILVERGRARGVRLGSGEQLQADAVVFNGDAAALANGRLGAGVGQAVAKTAPSERSLSAITWSLVARTEGFPLLRHSVFFCRDYPAEFEDIFGRGQVPREGTVYICAQDRGAHDDAAPQGPERLLCLLNAPAKGDRHPFDTAEIEQCEQRAFSLLERCGLQVHRTPETSVVTTPAVFNQLFPATGGALYGQASHGWRASFTRPPSRSKVPGLYLAGGSAHPGAGVPMAAMSGRLAAATLLADLAST, from the coding sequence ATGCCCACAGAGAAAGTCATCGTCGTCGGCGCCGGCATCGGCGGACTCGTCACCGCAGTTCAACTGGCCTCGCGCGGCCTTGAGGTGCGTGTCCTCGAACGGGCTACGGCCCCCGGCGGAAAGATGCGCGAGGTCGTGGTCGGCGATCAACACATCGACGCCGGACCGACGGTCTTCACGATGCGCTGGATCTTCGAAGAGATCTTTGCCGAGGCGGGCGCATCCCTGACCGACTATCTGACGCTCGAGCCGTTCGAGATCTTAGCACGCCACGCTTGGAGCGAGCATGAGCGCTTCGACCTCTTCGCCGACGAGGAGCGCACCATCGATGCGATCGGCGACTTCGCCGGCGCGGCCGAGGCCAAACGCTATCGCGGCTTCTGCGAGCACGCGCGCACCATCTTCGAGACGCTCGACGGACCCTTCATCCGGTCCTCGCGTCCGAACCCGATCAGTCTGGTGAGTCGTTGCGGGATCAGCGGCTTTCCGGGCCTGCGCCGCATCAAGCCGTTCGACAGCCTCTGGCAGTCCCTCGGAGAGCATTTCAAGGATCAGCGTCTGCGCCAACTCTTCGGGCGCTACTCGACCTATTGCGGCTCCTCGCCCTTTCTTGCACCCGCCACCCTGATGCTGATCGCTCACGTGGAGCGCCAAGGCGTCTGGTCGGTCGAAGGCGGCATGCATCAGACGGCCGTTGCCTTGGCGCGGCTGGCCGAATCGCTCGGCGCCCGCATTACCTACGGCGCCGATGTGTCGGAGATCCTTGTCGAGCGCGGGCGCGCCCGAGGGGTTCGGCTCGGCTCGGGCGAGCAGCTCCAAGCCGACGCGGTCGTCTTCAACGGCGACGCCGCCGCACTCGCCAACGGGCGCTTGGGCGCAGGCGTCGGACAGGCCGTCGCCAAGACCGCACCGTCCGAGCGCTCGCTCTCCGCGATCACCTGGAGTCTGGTCGCACGCACGGAAGGCTTCCCGCTGTTGCGCCACAGCGTCTTCTTCTGCCGCGACTACCCGGCCGAATTCGAAGACATCTTCGGCCGCGGCCAGGTCCCGCGCGAGGGCACCGTTTACATCTGCGCCCAAGATCGCGGCGCCCACGACGACGCAGCACCGCAGGGACCCGAGCGTCTACTTTGCCTCCTCAACGCCCCTGCAAAGGGCGACCGGCACCCATTCGACACCGCGGAGATCGAGCAATGCGAGCAGCGGGCATTCTCACTCCTGGAGCGCTGTGGGCTCCAGGTCCATCGGACACCCGAGACGAGCGTCGTCACGACGCCGGCCGTCTTCAACCAGCTCTTCCCGGCGACGGGCGGGGCCCTTTACGGCCAGGCGTCACACGGATGGAGGGCCTCCTTCACGCGTCCTCCGTCGCGCAGCAAGGTGCCGGGGC